One genomic region from Labeo rohita strain BAU-BD-2019 chromosome 7, IGBB_LRoh.1.0, whole genome shotgun sequence encodes:
- the selenos gene encoding selenoprotein S isoform X2, producing the protein MEAQDGARVRNEDVPPQNQDLSFLLPSAFLSEYGWYVVFVCVGVYLLIQHLRKNRSTDSRSSPVSTTNQDPESVVRRQAALEASRRRMQEEQDARAAEFRERQQRLEEEKRRQKIEMWDSMKEGKSYKGKLQVADNTEEATSSSSLRPKTDKKPLRNSGYSPLSGDGGGTCSWRPGRRGPSAGG; encoded by the exons ATGGAGGCGCAAGATGGTGCGCGTGTCCGAAATGAAGATGTGCCTCCTCAGAACCAGGATCTGAGTTTTCTGCTGCCATCTG CTTTCCTGTCTGAGTATGGCTGGTATGTGGTGTTCGTATGTGTGGGAGTGTATCTGCTCATCCAGCATCTTCGCAAGAACAGATCTACAGACAGTCGGAGCTCGCCCGTCTCCACGACCAACCAAG ATCCTGAATCTGTGGTGAGGCGTCAGGCGGCTCTGGAGGCGTCGCGTAGGAGAATGCAAGAGGAGCAGGACGCCCGAGCGGCAGAATTCAGAGAGAGGCAACAGAGG CTCGAGGAGGAAAAGAGAAGACAGAAAATTGAGATGTGGGACAGCATGAAGGAAGGAAAGAGTTACAAAGGGAAGTTACAAGTTGCAGAT AACACAGAAGAGGCCACTTCCTCCAGCTCACTGAGACCAAAGACAGACAAAAAGCCCCTTCGCAACAGTG gaTACAGTCCTCTGTCTGGAGACGGAGGAGGAACATGCTCCTGGAGACCCGGCAGGAGAGGCCCGTCCGCGGGCGGATGA
- the selenos gene encoding selenoprotein S isoform X1: MEAQDGARVRNEDVPPQNQDLSFLLPSVTAFLSEYGWYVVFVCVGVYLLIQHLRKNRSTDSRSSPVSTTNQDPESVVRRQAALEASRRRMQEEQDARAAEFRERQQRLEEEKRRQKIEMWDSMKEGKSYKGKLQVADNTEEATSSSSLRPKTDKKPLRNSGYSPLSGDGGGTCSWRPGRRGPSAGG; this comes from the exons ATGGAGGCGCAAGATGGTGCGCGTGTCCGAAATGAAGATGTGCCTCCTCAGAACCAGGATCTGAGTTTTCTGCTGCCATCTG TTACAGCTTTCCTGTCTGAGTATGGCTGGTATGTGGTGTTCGTATGTGTGGGAGTGTATCTGCTCATCCAGCATCTTCGCAAGAACAGATCTACAGACAGTCGGAGCTCGCCCGTCTCCACGACCAACCAAG ATCCTGAATCTGTGGTGAGGCGTCAGGCGGCTCTGGAGGCGTCGCGTAGGAGAATGCAAGAGGAGCAGGACGCCCGAGCGGCAGAATTCAGAGAGAGGCAACAGAGG CTCGAGGAGGAAAAGAGAAGACAGAAAATTGAGATGTGGGACAGCATGAAGGAAGGAAAGAGTTACAAAGGGAAGTTACAAGTTGCAGAT AACACAGAAGAGGCCACTTCCTCCAGCTCACTGAGACCAAAGACAGACAAAAAGCCCCTTCGCAACAGTG gaTACAGTCCTCTGTCTGGAGACGGAGGAGGAACATGCTCCTGGAGACCCGGCAGGAGAGGCCCGTCCGCGGGCGGATGA
- the snrpa1 gene encoding U2 small nuclear ribonucleoprotein A' codes for MVKLTAELIEQAAQYTNPVRDRELDLRGYKIPVLENLGATLDQFDTIDLSDNEVRKLDGFPLLKRLKTLLLNNNRICRIGENLEQSLPNLKELILTSNNIQELGDLDPLATVKSLTLLSLLRNPVTNKKHYRLYVINKIPQIRVLDFQKVKLKERQEAEKMFKGKRGAQLAKDIAKRTKTFTPGAALQTEKKTGPSAADVEAIKNAIANATSLAEVERLKGLLQSGQIPGRELRSGASNMVEEEEEIQEEMQESVPMYEDMQGAEGENGGDDDMQEDVHMNGS; via the exons ATGGTGAAGCTGACGGCAGAGTTAATCGAGCAGGCGGCGCAGTACACGAACCCTGTGCGGGACAGAGAGCTCGACCTGCGCG GTTATAAGATCCCTGTGCTGGAGAATCTGGGCGCCACACTCGATCAGTTTGATACTATTGATTTGTCCGACAACGAGGTCAGAAAACTGGATGGGTTCCCGCTGCTAAAGAGACTCAAAACACTCCTGCTGAACAACAACAGAATCTG CCGAATTGGAGAGAACCTGGAGCAGTCTTTACCAAACCTGAAAGAGCTCATTCTCACAAGCAACAACATTCAAGAACTG GGTGATTTGGATCCTCTTGCAACAGTGAAATCACTGACACTCCTCAG tcTTCTCAGGAATCCAGTTACCAACAAGAAACATTACAGATTATATGTCATCAATAAAATTCCACAGATCAGAGTTCTGGACTTCCAGAAGGTTAAACTGAAG GAACGGCAGGAGGCTGAAAAAATGTTCAAAGGCAAACGAGGTGCTCAGCTTGCAAAGGATATTGCCAAGCGAACCAAAAC GTTTACACCAGGAGCAGCACTTCAGACTGAGAAGAAAACAGGGCCGTCGGCTGCAGATGTTGAAGCCATCAAG AATGCTATTGCTAATGCCACATCACTGGCTGAAGTTGAGAGGTTGAAGGGACTCTTGCAGTCCGGACAGATCCCAGGACGAGAGCTGAGATCag gagCAAGTAACATGgtagaggaagaggaggagatcCAGGAGGAGATGCAGGAGTCTGTTCCCATGTATGAGGACATGCAGGGAGCGGAGGGAGAAAACGGAGGCGATGATGACATGCAGGAAGACGTGCATATGAATGGATCATAG